Below is a genomic region from Flammeovirgaceae bacterium SG7u.111.
GTAGTACACAAGCCACAAAAGCAACATTTTGCCATATCGATATCAAACTTAGCAGCGTGCAGCCGCTTTGCTGTTCCATCTGATGTGTAGCCAATTACTTCTTCCGACTTTATGGATTCTATATCTATACAATCTACAGGACAGATTTTTGCACATTTGTCACAAACTATACAATCATCTATCTCGTTATCGAGCTTATACCTCCCATTATCAGGCACAGGGAGAGATTCGGAGGGATAACTGACGGTTATAATTCCTTCCGACCGCTCAAAATAGGAAGAGTCTTCGGGCATGATAGGCAGCCTTTTCTTCTTCCTAATTGCATTTATAAAATGTTTTAATGTAATCTTAGCTCCTGCCACAGAAGTTTTGTATGCTTCTATGATAGAACCAAAATATGAATTGTTAGCACCTTTCATCTAGTAAACCTATGGTTCATGTCGTTATTCATGTAATAGGCTCTAACTCCCATTACAGAATCTACCTTCTCTTACTCCTCCCTTTGTTTTGAAACTCAACAGTTTATACTGAATAAAGTTGATGCATCAGTTAGAGAGGTTTTAATAACTACCAAATATCATAGATAATAGAATAAAAACCTTAATTAATAGCAAGAAAAAAAGGTTTTATCGAAATACAGTTCTTTTTACATATATTTGGCATTTGATACACAACCCTTACTAACCTCAAGCTTAAGCTTAGAACACAGTTAATTAAGTAAAACTAAAGACACAACCTATTAAAAAATGAACATTCACGAATATCAAGCGAAAGAAACGCTTGCCAAATTTGGAGTTGCAATCCAAGAAGGAATAGTTGCCAATACACCCGAAGAGGCAGTAGAAGCAGCAAAAAAAATGAATGAACTGACAGGCACCACTTGGTGGGTAATTAAAGCCCAAATCCATGCTGGCGGAAGGGGAAAAGGTGGAGGAGTAAAACTTGCCAAATCCTTAGATGAAGTCAAATCAATTGCTGATGATATTCTCGGAATGCAACTAGTTACTCCACAAACTGGAGAAGAAGGGAAAAAAGTGCATAGTGTTCTTATAGCTCAAGATGTATATTACCCAGGCGAAAGTGACATCAAAGAATTTTACGTGAGCGTACTGCTTGACCGTACCACGGGAAGAAACACGATCATGTATTCTACCGAAGGTGGCATGGACATAGAAGAAGTTGCTGAAAACACGCCAGATCTTATCTACAAGGAAGAAGTTAACCCTAAAGTTGGTTTGCTTCCATTCCAAGCTAGGAAAATCGCCTTCAAACTCGGCTTGCAAGGAAAGGCTAACAAAGAAATGATGAAGTTTGTGATGGCTCTTTACAAAGCTTATGACGAAACTGACTCAGCTTTGTTTGAGATCAACCCTGTTTTGAAAACTTCTGACGACAAGGTGATTGCAGTTGATGCAAAAGTGAACCTTGACCCTACTGCTCTTTACAGACAAAAACCATTGGCTGCATTGAGAGATTTGAGAGAAGAAGATCCAATAGAAGTAGAAGCTGGTGAGCACCACCTAAACTTTGTGAAGCTTGACGGAAACGTAGGCTGTATGGTGAACGGCGCTGGTTTGGCAATGGCTACTATGGATATGATCAAGCTTTCTGGTGGTGATCCTGCTAACTTCCTAGATGTTGGAGGTGGAGCAAATGCTAAAACTGTTGAAGCTGGTTTTAGAATCATCTTGAAAGATCCAAAGGTAAAAGCAATCCTAATCAACGTATTCGGTGGCATCGTAAGGTGTGACCGTGTTGCAAACGGCGTAGTAGAGGCTTACAAAAATATCGGCGATATCAAGATCCCTATTATCGTAAGGCTACAAGGAACTAATGCTGAAGAAGCGAAGGAAATTCTTGACAACTCAGGCTTGAAAGTCACTTCAGCTATATTGCTGAAAGACGCTGCTGAGAGAGTAAAAGAAGCTGTTGCTTAAACAATAGCTTTAACGATATAAACGTCCTTGAAATAAATTTCAAGGACGTTTTTTTATTCTGTGAAAAGCAGCATTTTCACATTCTCCCAACCACTTCCCCTTCCAAGGTCAAATATTCCCTCATCAAATTTGCCGTAAGGCATGAATGGACGGGTAAAAAATAGAGGATATCCCCTATTTCGGTATTATCAAACAACTCTTTGGGCAACACTACTTTTCCATGCTCTTGGGAAAGCCCTTTTATATAAGCTCCTTCTATCGGTTGCCCCCAGTTTTTTCCTGTTTGCTCCACCATTAGACCAAAAATTGGTTCACCATTTTTCTCAAGTATATCTTTTGAAAAATGAACACCTCCCCCATAAATAACCACTTCACCCTTTTCAGGAAACTTTGCCACAACTGGGCAAGCCATAGCCACAGCAACCTGATCAAATTCACATGAGCCAATTTTCTGTTGGGTGAGGTCGTAGAACACAAAATTCCCAGGTCCAATTTCATCAATGTATTGGAAAAAATCCATTGTACTGCACGAAGGCGTATCTCCCATCACTATTTTCATTTGTGGGAATTCATCTCGAAAACCAGCTCTCAATTCTCTGAAAAGCCTGATACTCTCTATATGGATTTGATTTATCTCAGCTATTGATTGTGTTGAATAAGTATGTCCATTGTGAGTATAAAACCCTGAAAAAGTCAAGTTCGATTGGAAAACAATGTTATCTAAGCACTTCTTTATCTCATCGAACTGATCTATTGAAAAACCAGTCCGACCATAGCCAGCATTGAACTCTATAAAAATACCCACTTTTCTTTTTAAAGTAGAAAGATGGGGCAAGATACCAGCATCGGAAAGTAATAACTCTAAGTTTACCGACTCTGGAATTTGCTCTATTTCATCAAACTGAAGAGGATTTATTGGAAAAGCTATGAGGATATTTTCCCAGCCATTTTCGGCAAAGTACTTCGCCATATCTACCGAAGAAACGGTAATGTGACTTACCCCAAAATCTTTAAACCATTGCCCAACTTCGGCAGACTGATGGGTTTTAAAATGTGGCCTGAGCCTTACGTTGTGCTTATTGGCCTTTCTGACCATGTTTTCAATATTGCGAAAGCATTTCTGCTTATCCAGCAGAAGAGTTGGCTTGGTTATTTTCAAAGACATAAAAATTGGGATTATTAGAATCCTAGTGAAGCATTTTCCTTTGAGGCATACTCCAAAAGTTTATCTGCCTCTTCTTTGGTAAGTCCATTAGTGAAATAATTGACAGGATCTACTTTTCTGTTTTGATAATGTACTTCATAGTGCAAATGAGGACCTGAAGAAAGTCCTGTATTACCTACATAGCCAATAACCTGCCCCCTTTTTACGCTTTGCCCCACGGTAACATTAAAGTCCGACATGTGGGCATATTTGGTTTTGTAACCGTAACCATGAGAAATTTCAATTTGTTTTCCATATCCACCAACCCTGTTCACCAAGGTCACTTTTCCATCGCCAGTTGCATAAATGGGCGTACCTGTTTTTGCTGTAAAATCCACCCCGGTGTGAGCCCTCCAAATTTTCAGGATGGGATGAAGCCTGCGACCAAAACCTGAAGCTAATCGGGTGAGCTCTTTATTGGTAATGGGTTGGATAGCAGGGATACATTCAAGCATCTCACTTTTCGATTTGGCCAACTCAACTATCTCGTCGTAAGACTTGGTTTGGATATACATTTTCCGCTTGGTAATATCCAGTTTCTTGAAAGTTGATAAAATCAGGTTTTCTTGAGAAAGCCTTTCTTCCAACAGGTCTTTGTATCTTAAACTTCCTCCAGCTCCTGCTTGGCGAATTTCTGCTGGGATAGGCGGTGCATCGAACAAAACGCGGTAAACTTTGTCATCATTTCGCTGAAGCAAAGCCATTTGGGAGTTTATTTGTTTTAAGTCCCTATCAACCGCCTCGTATTTTTGCAAGAGAGCCGCATTTAGGTTGAGCAAAAACTGCAATCTCGAAGAAGGCATGTGCTTAGTGATGAGCACAGAAAAAATGACACCGAAAATAAGGCATATAAACACGATGCCTAGACCGTTGATGACCATCTCAAGCTTCGAGATTTTTACTTTCTCATACTTACAGGTCTTTGTATCGTAATAATATTTAATCTTTGCCATGGCTATCTTCTGAGCTAACAGAATTTTAATATACCTAAATTTGCAAATCAAATATCGAAATTACTGAACAAATAGCTGTTTTTTATATGATTTTTTTAGAAACCAAGGGAGGCATTTTCTTTTGAGGCATACTCCAAAAGCTTATCCGCTTCTTCTCTGGTAAGCCCGTTGGTGAAATAGTTAACAGGATCGACATGCCTATTTTGGTAATATACTTCGTAGTGCAAATGTGGTCCAGCTGAAAGCCCCGTATTCCCCACATACCCTATCACCTGGCCTCTTTTTACAGATTGTCCATCAACCACATTGAAGCCCGACATGTGGGCATATTTAGTTTTATAACCATAGCCGTGGGAAATTTCAATGTAATTCCCATAACTTCTGTTCATCTTTATCAACGTGGTCACTTTTCCATCTCCGGTAGCATAAATAGGCGTACCTATTTTTGCAGAAAAATCACAACCGGCATGCATCCTTGTTATTTTCAAAATTGGGTGGTAACGCATGCCATAACCAGAAGCTAACCTCCGCAGTTCTTTATTGGCAACGGGCTGAATAGCTGGGATACATTCCAACATTTCGCTTTTAGACTTAGCTAACTCCACAAGCTCATCATACGATTTTGTTTGGATATACATTCTCCGTTTGGTGATGTCTAGCTTCTTAAATGTGGAAAGAATAAGCGGCTCTTGGGAAAATCGCTTTTCTAGAATGTCTTTATATTTCAGACTGCCTCCCGCCCCTGCCTGCCGGATTTCATTGGGAATGGGTGGGGCATCAAACAAAACCCTATAGACCTTATCATCATTTCTTTGCAACAAACCCAACTGAGAATTCAACTGTTTCAAATCTCTATTGGCAGATTCGAACTTTTGCAACATGGCTACGTTCTGATTGAGCAAAAACTGTAACCTAGACGAAGGCATATACCTAGTAATGAGCATAGAAAAAAGTACCCCAAAAATGAGGCATATAAACATGATGCCTAAACCATTGATAACCATCTCTAGCTTCGAAGTTTTTACCTTCTCGTACTGACAGGTTTTTGTATCGTAATAATATTTAATCTTCGCCATAGCTATATTCTAAGCAGTGTCAGGGTTTCAACATTCCTGAATTGCGAGCCAAATATCGTAACTATTGGGCAAATAGCTATTTTTTACATAAAATATTAGAAACCAAGGGAGGCATTTTCTTTAGAGGCGTACTCCAAAAGCTTATCTGCTTCTTCTTTGGTAAGCCCGTTGGTGAAATAGTTCACTGGGTTGACGGGCCTGTTCTGATAATGTACTTCATAGTGAAGATGTGGACCTGAAGAAAGTCCTGTACTCCCCACAAAACCAATTACTTGCCCCCTTTTTACCTGTTGTCCTTTTACCACATTGAAGCCAGACATGTGTCCATACCTAGTTTTGTAGCCATAGCCGTGAGTGATTTCTATATGCTTGCCATATCCCCTACGCACTGTAGCCACCTTAGTGACTACCCCGTCGCCAGTAGCATAAATAGGTGTGCCTATTTTTGCAGAAAAATCACAACCAGCATGCATTCTTCTAATCTTCAAAATGGGATGGTAACGCATGCCAAATCCAGAAGCTAACCTTTTCAACTCTTTGTTGGCAATGGGTTGGATAGCAGGGATACGTTCCAGCATTTCACTTTTCGACTTGGCCAGCTCCATTATCTCATCATAAGATTTTGTTTGGATATACATCTTCCGTTTGGTAATATCCAGCTTATTAAATGTGGAGAGAATGAGTGATTCTTGGGAAAGCCGTTTTTCTATGATGTCTTTATATTTTTGGCTGCCCCCCGCCCCTGCTTGGCGGATTTCATCGGGAATAGGTGGGGCATCAAACAACACTCTGTAGACCTTGTCGTCATTTCTTTGCAACAAGCTCAACTGTGAGTTTATTTGTTTAAGGTCTCTATTGGCTGCTTCATACTTTTGCAAAAGCGCCACATTCTGGTTGAGCAAAAACTGCAACCTAGACGAAGGCATGTGCTTGGTGATGAGTACAGAAAAAATTACCCCAAAAATGAGGCATATAAACATGATGCCTAAACCGTTTATAACCATCTCCAGTTTCGAGATTTTTACCTTCTCGTACTGACAGGTTTTTGTATCGTAATAATATTTAATCTTCGCCATAACGTCCTTCTATTCACACATCTTAGCTACTAAGGCAGAAAAAATCAAACTAGGTATTCTTCTTAAGCAACAACAATCTATCCGATAACCAAACTTTTGAAAACTAATTGCCGCTTTGCTCACAAACTGTTTTCAATTCAGTCAAGCTTTGCTTGTAGTTTTCAGCTATTTTACCCTCAAAATCCAACAAATAAGCTACAAACCTATTGAGAGGATTCCAGCCAAACTCTCCACATTCTTTCCAAACAACCAATATGCCATCCTTGTTTGGGCTAAAATCAAAACTTATATCAGATATAAATGCTCCTTCTTGCATAATCGCCCTCATTTCAATCCTTTTTTTGGGTAGAGACTTTACTATCTCCATCCTTCCGTCACCCGATTCGGATTGCCAAGAGTAAATAGCTCCTTCACCAAAAGCTGGCCCTTCAAAGCTGGCTACCAAGGTAGAATCTAATGAAGCATTTGAAAATGCCCATTTTTCCCAATTCCGCAATTCATTCACTTGGGCAAAAACGTCACTTATTTCGGAATCAACTACAACTTCTTGCTGAACTTCATAGTTTCCGGGCAAGAAAACCCAACTTGAAACACATAACAATAAAATAGAAGCTAGTACTCCTAAAGAAAAAAAACGGAAAGATTTCATTCGATAAAAATGTTGGCTAATATGAACCTTAGTTGGTTTTATATGAAAATCTGAATATTTTTGCCTGCTCGAAGGCGGCTGAATGATTGGCAATATTACGCCAAGTGAGGGAGAAATCGTAGTGAGCTACTTAACAATACCGCAATTCAGCCCAAAATCGCCTTTTATAGATGCGAAAAAGTGAAATAGCTTTTCCATGCAAAGGCATTCATCTTAATTAAAAGACATAACAACGCAGCAATAATGTTCGAAAATTTAAGTACCAGATTAGACCAAGCAGTAAAGACCTTAAAAGGGCAAGGTAGAATTACAGAGATCAACGTAGCCAACACCGTCAAAGAAATTAGAAGGGCGTTGGTAGAAGCCGATGTAAACTACAAAGTAGCCAAAGAAATAACCAACGACATTAAAGAAGAAGCTTTCGGACGGAAAGTATTGACTTCTGTGTCGCCAGGGCAGCTTTTCATCAAGGTAGTAAACGATAAGCTTA
It encodes:
- a CDS encoding alanine racemase, with the translated sequence MSLKITKPTLLLDKQKCFRNIENMVRKANKHNVRLRPHFKTHQSAEVGQWFKDFGVSHITVSSVDMAKYFAENGWENILIAFPINPLQFDEIEQIPESVNLELLLSDAGILPHLSTLKRKVGIFIEFNAGYGRTGFSIDQFDEIKKCLDNIVFQSNLTFSGFYTHNGHTYSTQSIAEINQIHIESIRLFRELRAGFRDEFPQMKIVMGDTPSCSTMDFFQYIDEIGPGNFVFYDLTQQKIGSCEFDQVAVAMACPVVAKFPEKGEVVIYGGGVHFSKDILEKNGEPIFGLMVEQTGKNWGQPIEGAYIKGLSQEHGKVVLPKELFDNTEIGDILYFLPVHSCLTANLMREYLTLEGEVVGRM
- the sucC gene encoding ADP-forming succinate--CoA ligase subunit beta; this encodes MNIHEYQAKETLAKFGVAIQEGIVANTPEEAVEAAKKMNELTGTTWWVIKAQIHAGGRGKGGGVKLAKSLDEVKSIADDILGMQLVTPQTGEEGKKVHSVLIAQDVYYPGESDIKEFYVSVLLDRTTGRNTIMYSTEGGMDIEEVAENTPDLIYKEEVNPKVGLLPFQARKIAFKLGLQGKANKEMMKFVMALYKAYDETDSALFEINPVLKTSDDKVIAVDAKVNLDPTALYRQKPLAALRDLREEDPIEVEAGEHHLNFVKLDGNVGCMVNGAGLAMATMDMIKLSGGDPANFLDVGGGANAKTVEAGFRIILKDPKVKAILINVFGGIVRCDRVANGVVEAYKNIGDIKIPIIVRLQGTNAEEAKEILDNSGLKVTSAILLKDAAERVKEAVA
- a CDS encoding M23 family metallopeptidase — translated: MAKIKYYYDTKTCKYEKVKISKLEMVINGLGIVFICLIFGVIFSVLITKHMPSSRLQFLLNLNAALLQKYEAVDRDLKQINSQMALLQRNDDKVYRVLFDAPPIPAEIRQAGAGGSLRYKDLLEERLSQENLILSTFKKLDITKRKMYIQTKSYDEIVELAKSKSEMLECIPAIQPITNKELTRLASGFGRRLHPILKIWRAHTGVDFTAKTGTPIYATGDGKVTLVNRVGGYGKQIEISHGYGYKTKYAHMSDFNVTVGQSVKRGQVIGYVGNTGLSSGPHLHYEVHYQNRKVDPVNYFTNGLTKEEADKLLEYASKENASLGF
- a CDS encoding M23 family metallopeptidase translates to MAKIKYYYDTKTCQYEKVKTSKLEMVINGLGIMFICLIFGVLFSMLITRYMPSSRLQFLLNQNVAMLQKFESANRDLKQLNSQLGLLQRNDDKVYRVLFDAPPIPNEIRQAGAGGSLKYKDILEKRFSQEPLILSTFKKLDITKRRMYIQTKSYDELVELAKSKSEMLECIPAIQPVANKELRRLASGYGMRYHPILKITRMHAGCDFSAKIGTPIYATGDGKVTTLIKMNRSYGNYIEISHGYGYKTKYAHMSGFNVVDGQSVKRGQVIGYVGNTGLSAGPHLHYEVYYQNRHVDPVNYFTNGLTREEADKLLEYASKENASLGF
- a CDS encoding SRPBCC family protein translates to MPGNYEVQQEVVVDSEISDVFAQVNELRNWEKWAFSNASLDSTLVASFEGPAFGEGAIYSWQSESGDGRMEIVKSLPKKRIEMRAIMQEGAFISDISFDFSPNKDGILVVWKECGEFGWNPLNRFVAYLLDFEGKIAENYKQSLTELKTVCEQSGN
- a CDS encoding M23 family metallopeptidase yields the protein MAKIKYYYDTKTCQYEKVKISKLEMVINGLGIMFICLIFGVIFSVLITKHMPSSRLQFLLNQNVALLQKYEAANRDLKQINSQLSLLQRNDDKVYRVLFDAPPIPDEIRQAGAGGSQKYKDIIEKRLSQESLILSTFNKLDITKRKMYIQTKSYDEIMELAKSKSEMLERIPAIQPIANKELKRLASGFGMRYHPILKIRRMHAGCDFSAKIGTPIYATGDGVVTKVATVRRGYGKHIEITHGYGYKTRYGHMSGFNVVKGQQVKRGQVIGFVGSTGLSSGPHLHYEVHYQNRPVNPVNYFTNGLTKEEADKLLEYASKENASLGF